The DNA sequence TAAACTAAACGTCAGATTGACATGTCCGTATATTTCAAAACTTGCTCTTGCATAGTgactcttgtttttttttttttttaaatgaaagaaCTTTTTTATAAAATTGGTGTGTAACGATCAGACTGAAACACCACATGTTGTGATGATTAACTCGACACTGTTTTGAGTTTAGTTTAGTCATAATACTGCTTtcacttttcttctctctctttacaGAACTCATTAACAAATAGACTTGGCCAAATTGGTTTGGGAAAGGCAAAATCAAAGAAAACTGCCTCTCACCAAAaagttgataatttttttttttgtctgaacaACAAGTTTATAAGTTAATGGCATAACCGAAAACCTGATATTTGGCCATTTGAATTCAACGTTATTTATCCTGTGGTCCTCAATGCCCATCTATCAACTCatcaaagcaaaagaaaattgcCAAACATCAACTTGGTCCATATTATACAATACACACCTGTTATGCACCCACCCTCTATCTACCTGCCACATGTCGTAATTAAGTTCAAGGTTCCCGGCCACTCCttttattctatttttattttttttttaaataaataaataattaaaattacaacataAAGTCCCTCACATAATTAGAGCCGAACTTATCAAAATAAAAAGCAGATGAAACTTCTAAATGTAAAGAATGGATCAACATTTTCAGCGACTTTTGGCCATGCCTAAGAGAAACAAAGACATCTAAAATAATATTAGCTTCTCTCAATACATAATGACTTTGTACTGAATGAAAGCAATGCGCCAAGTGATTAGCCACTTCTGAGCCACTACTTTTAATTGTTATAGGAAAAAAGGAGGAAACTTCTAATCCCAAAATAAATGATGACCACAAGTCCATACAGTTGGTTTGGTCAACTCAAGTTGGCAGCTTAGGCTAGTTGTAAAATCATATCTTCCAACAAACTCTTATTCAATGATTAAGCTCCCCTGCTTTGCTAGTTGCCCTCTTTTCATACTTGAACTCAAACAAGTACATGGACCATTTTTGTATTCACACTTTTCTAACACACTTGAAACTAGAACTTCACACTCATGGACTTATTAACCAATGGCCAATGTAGTTGTAAATTTGTACATGAAACAAAATGCTAACAACTCTTGTGTCAAAGTCTTACAGAAATGGGGGCATTGAACCATAAACTCAACAGTGACACGTAGTTTCTATGATGGATGCCTTGTTTTCTAAATTGAGCAGTGAAGGTGAGATTCATggataaaaattgaaagaatatagaaagaaaatttaaaagaaaCTAGTGAAAGTGTCGGTGAACAACACTATTTTTCAGTGGACGATTGGAGCGTTATCTTCCATTAAATAGTTTCAACGTCAGTCAAATAAATGAAAGCGGTTGATATCCATTTTAAAACGTCAGTAGAAAAACTAAAACGGCACATGTTGTTAAATATTTGTAAATTACTTTGACGAAAAtacatatatacttgtataattTTGGGGGTCTTTGAATCATTCTCTGTAACCGCTAATTTTTGTGTAATTTGATTATTTTAtccttaatttattttttttactcatGAAAAAATATGTAACCGCTAATTTTCGCGTAGTTTGGTCCTTATTGTATCCTGATGTATGTTGTTTATTTTGAACAACAATCTAACTCCCGATCTTTGTTGTCCAAACCAAATTCTTTTTCTTAACGCCCACCACTTGAGATAACCGTGACCGCTTCCCTTCAGTGTTTCTTTTTCCAATTGATTAATGGATAATTCTACAtttatgggaaaaaaaaaaaaaaaggaaccagCAGGAGTGCAGGACAAAGTTCAATGTAAATGACTAAATGTATTCACAGACCACatttggaaaaagaagaaaagtaagaGGAGAATCTACAACCACAGAAAGACCAAAAATTTTCAGTCTTGCTGTACCAGCGACGAAACCGACCAAGAAAAGCAAGAAAAATCAAAGACTTTCTGTGGTAATCAGTATTCAATATGAACACGCCATCCTCTGCACCCGGTCTCTACGAATTCCATTGTACAAGGCAACTCGATTCTGAGGAATTTGGTTTCTGCAACTTTGTTCGACTCTTTTAGACGACGTCGACGACTCCATAACTCTCTCTACCATCTTTTCCTCCTCAACATTCTCAGCAAAAcgcactttctttttctttccatcCCTCTTCTTATCACCTGAAACAAACCAAACCAACAAGTTAAAGAACCGTAAAGATGAAATCTTTGCCAGAGTCttcaagaacaagaaaaagaaacggAGCAAACCCAAGTTTACGTACCTGAAGACAAGCAAGACCGCAGAGTAGGACTTTGCTTTGTCGCGTTTTGGGGTTCTGGCGGGAGGGTTTGTTTTCTGGAGAAAGCAAGAAAGACGAAGGTGCTAGAGATAGCCATGGCGGTTGCTAAGACCAGACCTTGAGAGCTTAGCACAGGAGACATGGCGGTGACAAAATTCTAAGGACGGTTGAACAAGGAAGAGCCTAGAGgctcacagagagagagagagagagagagaggagagagaggagtCAGAGGCTTCTAATGTCTCTGCAACACAGAGGGTCGTGTACAGGAGGAGGTTGGTTTATATAGGGACTCTGTTTCCTAGCACATGACGAACTGGTGGGAATTTATTAAGGAGAAAACTAATGGAAAAAAATATTTAGTGTGGGATTTGGGGCTGATTAATAAAAACGAACTCGGGTTTAAATTTAATGATAGTTATACACAATACCAAAATATGAGTCATCTATTATCTGGAAGAGTCTGCAATGAACCAAAGGTTTTGTAGACCAAAGGGGCCCCACTGACGTGGCCAATTATGATCCACACAGAGTGCTGATTTTTTGTTGACTGGTAAGTCTCTGTTAATTGTAAGTTTTGTGCCGTGATGGTAAAATGAGGAGGGGTTTCTAGTATTTTCGCTACGGAAATATCTCCGAACCCAGCTTAGCTTCCTATTGAAGTCATTTGCCTTGCTAATCTGTCATTCGAGTTATCTCTTCCCCTTAACGGAAGCTGATtaaaagcagagagagagagagagcaaaccaATCCCGGCGCCAATCAGCCTAATTACCTCCGACTCCGACTCCGACTCTGGGTCTCTCTCCTTCTTGCTAGCCGGATGGATTTTGATTATTGTTATTCagtttgattttggttggagtggagaagagaagatatatggTTTGGCAGCTGTGTTGGTAAGTCGATGACGGCAATTTGTAGGCAGCAATGGACACTTGGACCCCGAAAACCTCACCTCACCTCACCACCAGAGAGCAATTTCGTCTATACGGGTTCGTTCCCATATATATTCTCTAAATTCCTTTCctttttggatttatgattgtATTCAATTTATCTGGAATTTGTAGCAGTAAATCAATATGTTGTCATCTTTATACTATCTCATTTGCTAGGATGGTCCGGAATCTCCAAAATCTCCAATAGCAAAGTCTCCATCCCAGAACTCTCTTCGTTGCCAAAAGGAGGAAAATGTTTGCTGAGTCCCAGGTTGGAAGGTCCAGTTTCCAGAAGCTTTTGGAGCCAAAGCCCCCACTCAGAGATCTGCAATCACTCCTTATAGAATTGTTCTTGGTAATATAAAAAGTGACAAGGTatgtttcctttccttttctcaCCTCACCGTTTCGGGCCTAATTCTCATCTACCTCCAATCTGCAACTCCAATTCCTTAAATCCACTGTCTCCGTCGAACATCTCCACCTTCTAAATCTTGATCATCGATCGAGGCTGTTTTGTTGCAATTGTAGCCGAAGCCGGCGAATCAGAAGAAGCCCTTGATCTCAGACCAATTTAGACCCGATCCTTCAATGTCCAGTACTACGCGGTATGTATTTTTCATCTCAGGCTTTTGCTTAATGAAAATCTACATTTTGTTATAAATTGTCAGAGCTGAGTTCTGATGATAGTTGACAATGCGTTTCCTTTGCATATTACTGTTGCATCAATATGAATTTCGATTGATTTGGAAGTTGGCATCGTTTTGGTTAGCTTTTGCCTGTTGCTTTTTATGGGTTGTTTTCTTCAACAAGTATTAGTTTTGGTGAATTATGTTGGGTATTTATGGGATTCTGGGTTTGGTTATGTTTGATTATTATGCTCTTCTTGAAATCTCATGTTTGGTTGCTGGGAAATTGAAGCAGgacaagaagagagaagaaaatgcaGTGAACCCTTTTTGATTGTTAGTTTGAGTTTATTATGCAAGTCTATTGGCTTTACTgttatttcttatatatgttgcTTGAAGATTATTAGTTTGATTATTGAGTTGGTAGTGCTATAGGACTTTTAGACTGCCGTGCTGATGAGTTTAGGAATTGACAGGAGAGGAATACCAGTTTGAAGAATTTGTGCAGGTGGATTCCGAACTTCGCTCCCCAGAAGCAGGTTTTCTCTTGCCTTACTTTTTGTTATTCAATTggaaatatagattttttgtaTAATTTGGTACAAGTTTGGTTATAGAAAGAGATGAATGGTTGTAATGATTTCTTCaacattttgcatttgatttttaGTATTTCAATGCTATCACTTATATCAAGCGATCAATGAATTCTCATATCACTGTTTTCTTGTATGTCTATATTTGAGATATTTATAGGAGGTCCAAAACATCACAGCGCACTCCCACTGGTACTGCATTGCTCAGACTTTGTTTGGTTTGCAATAGCGATCCTAAGCTTGATGTCAACTATTCTGTAAGTAAGCTTTAAATTTGTCAATGACAAATGATTACTGAGAAAAGTATTGTTAATAaagaaagacaaatatatataatcacACTTGTCCACCTACACTTGCGCACATAATCAAGCAGAATGTGTAAGTAGATCACATTATGTACTGGAAGAATTAACATGACCTAAAAATCTGGACTTTAAGTGGGTTATTTTATTCTATTTGATGTGCTACTGCTGGTCtttgcatattcttctttctcttatttGCTTATACACAATGGCCCTCGATTCCTGCACGCACGACAAACTTCCTCTTCTTGTGCTCGATTCGATACCGGTAAAAGTTCAAGGATTTTAGGTTTTCAATCTGATTATGAGTTTTTGTTGAACTCGAATTgaatttgcttcttttttttttttttggctgtttTGTATAATTGGTCTTGTTCAATCTAGGTGGGTGGTTTTAAATTTATAGTTCTTTTTACTAATTtatatttgatttctttttcctttttgtgaTCTAAGGCCGTGGAAAACTGAAGTTATCTCGAAGAAAGTAGTCATTGCACTTGGCAAGAGTGTAGCTGGAAGTATCAAAGAGTAAGGTTtgagcttctttttcttctaataaTCTGAAATGGTTTATTTCAGTTGTGACTATGGATTTTGAGGGTCTGATTATGATAGAAGCTATTTGAAGAGTATAGGATTATAGAGGGATTTTATAGTAGGTTGGGAGAAGCCCAATGTGTTTATGAATGTCCCTATTTGACATCCAACTATATTGTTCTTCTGTTGTCAAAGCTcgctgttcttttttttctttttcatgttgcATACATAAATATGCTCGAAGGTGATCTACTGATCTAGAATGTGATCTTTGGGTTGTCAAAGAATGCATCTAGGTCCTAGGTTTGGCCCAGTCTAATAATTAAGAGCCGAGGACTTTAGGTGGGGGTGCACACAAACATGATAGTTTATAGGCTGTATGCTTATTCTTTTGTACATTTGGAAATGAAGTTCAGAGTATGGCATAGGAATGGAGGTGTCAACAAGTGGTGACATCTATAGCTATGAAATCCTGCTATTTGAGATGCTGATAGGCAAGAGATTGATATATGACATGTTTAAAGACGACCTGAACTTGCATAAATTTGTCAAATAAGGCTTTGGCCTCCTTATCCTATTGGATGGTGATCAGAGCTGAGTCTTCTAGCCATCCCAGGTAATCACTTCATCTTGATTTTCTATCTCCAATAAAATACTATTCGTTCACCCAATTTTTAGGAGTTGTGTGTTTAATTTGTTGTCTTTTCTCAGCCAGCTTTTGAGCAACAGCACTTGGAGCCTATTATTGAAGAGGAGCTTTTGAACGAGCACATGGACAATATTGAAGAGGTTTGACATGTAAAACAAGAAACTTTCAACTATGTCATTTTTTTCGTTTACTGATAATCTGATATTAGTGTGCTTTGTTTAGTGTACGACTGGCTTTGATTATCCAACAAGATGCTACCAGTCTACTTTGTTCTTGGGATTTTATGATCTGTACCTAAAATTATGCCTGACCGGGACGGCTAGAAGACTGGGCTCTGATCAAGATGCTACCAGTAGACTTTGTTTGTGGGATTTTGTGATTTTTACTAATTTTGAATGCTATGGAAACTTCTCTAAGTATATCATGtctttattcatttgaaattcagCTTCACCCAACCATTCAATTACACTGCTCAATCTCATCACCTCCTTGAGCTCCATATTATTTCCCCATGAAAAACTGCATGGCATTGTGGCTGCCAATTACACCACGCATGCACACAAAAGCTCTAGATCACTGTCTTGCCCCACATGAGCTCCTTGAAATGAACAAATACAGACAGTCACAAACAAGCCTTACACATGACGTATCGCAAAACAATGAATAACTATGCCACTATGActgtgtttggtatggctgtgcAGATACAATGAGATAATTGTGTTACAGAAATGTGTAAAGGATGAATATGCTCAACTCAATTTTAAGATGAAAGCATAAAAATGAAACAGAACAGATGGCATAGCAGTTACTGTTAATCATCCAAACCTAAACACCCAAAACTATCCAACAGAACAAATGGCCAGTAGCACTTGTTAAAAATATGTAATGACCTAAGTAATTACAAACTCGTACAAGGGTGGAGCATAATTAGACTCTGCTAATCCCATTCCAGATATACTAGTTCTGCTTCTACCAAATGAAAACTTTAAGCAGAAATCTCTTCGGTAGGGCATGGTGAATTGAATTCATCTGATACAACAGCAAACAATTATGCTCCACAGATGATACTAGCAGTCAAAAATGTGAATTCCCATCAACATTCTGGGTCAGTAGGGCATCAACCAAAGATCTGAATACTAATGATTCTAACAGAAGATTTCAAATAAAACAGTCTCGTGTTTTCATGTCATGCTAGGAATGTCTTCAGTACTTGCTAGCTTTAAAATTTTCCCCGTCTAGCAGTTGAGTTGGAGGCTCTTCCTCTAATTGGACTTCATCAACGTCTTTGGGGTTCAAGAAGCTTGGTACATGGCTTTCAAGTCTTCAGTGTGTCCCTTCTCACAAACTCCCCTTAAACCTGGTTCAACTCCACCCAAGCTGGAAGAACAAATCTGGTTGGAGTCCATGCAAACACCCATGGAATTGCCCAAAGATGTCCAATTCCAGTAGAGCTCTTCCTATCAGAAAAGAAGATCCTGGTTCGAGTCCATGCAAACACCCATGGAGCACACCTTCATAGTTTAAGATTTTGGCCAATAGTGGTAAACCAAGACTTTCTCTTCCTATCACAAAAGAAGATCATGAGTTGGAAATTTTGCAATTGCAAAACCTCCCAATTAAGTTGAACGCATGCTATGAAGTGAGTTTGAGAGTATAAAACAAATTGTTGACCTTAATCCTAACAGCTTAAATTTTTGGGAATAGTAAACAACTCCATCATCATGCTAGATCAACTTGTGCTTATTTAAAGTTCATTCCCTGTAGGTAAATACCATAATTTCATTTAATTGTTGTAATGAAGAGACACATTAGATATATAGCAAAGAATTCTtgtcagaaatttttttttttctcaaaaaattcGAGTAGAAGTAACTTATTCTGAACTTTGGAGCATAGTAATCCTAAGTCCTAACACTACTACTTTACCTCCATGCTAGATGGGACTAGCGGTCC is a window from the Rosa chinensis cultivar Old Blush chromosome 2, RchiOBHm-V2, whole genome shotgun sequence genome containing:
- the LOC112190006 gene encoding uncharacterized protein LOC112190006, with the protein product MSPVLSSQGLVLATAMAISSTFVFLAFSRKQTLPPEPQNATKQSPTLRSCLSSGDKKRDGKKKKVRFAENVEEEKMVERVMESSTSSKRVEQSCRNQIPQNRVALYNGIRRDRVQRMACSY